The following coding sequences lie in one Heyndrickxia oleronia genomic window:
- a CDS encoding MBL fold metallo-hydrolase, whose amino-acid sequence MTVHMLTAKDVTRRIVAKEKLFILDVRNHSEFADWKIEGEFFDHLNIPYFELLDGVEGILDRIPTEQEVLVVCAKEGSSVMIAEMLSEAGLTVSYLKGGMKAWSEYLEPVKVGDLINGGEVYQFVRMGKGCLSYMVISNGEAAVIDATRMIDIFIDFAKSKNATIKHVFDTHLHADHISGGRSIANEMNAIYWLPSKDATEVTFSYQALEDGSDVMIGNTSIHIHALYTPGHTLGSTSFIIDDQYLLTGDILFIDSIGRPDLAGMAEDWVSDLRDSLYTRYRELSEELIVLPAHFMIIDELNNDGSVSEKLGTLFRKNHGLSIEDEREFRRLVTENLPPQPNAYQEIRQANMGKFSLDEEKQREMEIGPNRCAVR is encoded by the coding sequence ATGACGGTTCATATGTTAACAGCTAAGGATGTAACTAGAAGGATTGTTGCTAAAGAAAAATTGTTTATTTTAGATGTACGCAATCATTCAGAATTTGCGGATTGGAAAATTGAAGGGGAATTCTTTGACCATTTAAATATTCCTTATTTTGAATTGCTTGATGGGGTAGAGGGAATTCTTGATCGTATTCCAACTGAACAAGAGGTATTGGTGGTTTGTGCGAAGGAAGGCTCCTCTGTCATGATCGCGGAAATGTTATCCGAAGCAGGTCTAACTGTGTCCTACTTAAAAGGTGGAATGAAAGCTTGGAGTGAGTATTTAGAGCCAGTAAAAGTAGGCGACTTGATCAATGGCGGCGAAGTATACCAATTTGTTCGAATGGGTAAAGGTTGTTTATCCTATATGGTTATATCAAATGGAGAAGCAGCGGTAATAGATGCCACACGCATGATTGATATTTTTATAGATTTTGCGAAAAGTAAAAATGCAACAATAAAGCATGTTTTCGATACGCATCTTCATGCGGATCATATTTCAGGGGGGAGAAGCATTGCCAACGAAATGAATGCGATCTATTGGCTACCGTCTAAAGATGCAACAGAAGTTACATTTAGTTATCAAGCATTAGAAGACGGAAGCGATGTAATGATTGGAAATACAAGTATTCATATTCATGCTTTATACACACCGGGCCATACCCTTGGCTCAACGTCATTTATCATTGATGACCAATATTTATTAACAGGGGATATTTTATTTATTGATTCAATCGGAAGACCAGATCTAGCTGGGATGGCGGAAGATTGGGTCTCTGATTTAAGAGACAGCCTGTATACCCGTTATAGAGAATTATCAGAAGAGCTAATTGTTCTACCAGCTCATTTCATGATTATTGATGAGTTGAATAATGATGGCAGTGTTTCAGAGAAGCTAGGAACTTTGTTTAGAAAGAATCATGGCTTAAGCATAGAGGATGAAAGGGAATTTAGAAGGCTAGTAACCGAGAATTTGCCCCCTCAACCAAATGCGTATCAAGAAATTCGACAAGCAAATATGGGGAAATTTTCCCTTGATGAAGAAAAGCAACGCGAAATGGAAATTGGGCCAAATCGTTGTGCGGTTCGGTAG
- a CDS encoding sulfurtransferase TusA family protein → MEVTKILDAKGLACPMPIVRTKKAMDELNLGEILEIHATDKGAKNDLAAWTNTVGHELIKQEEIDGILKFWIKKG, encoded by the coding sequence ATGGAAGTGACAAAAATTCTAGATGCAAAAGGGCTGGCATGTCCAATGCCAATCGTGAGAACAAAAAAAGCAATGGATGAACTGAACCTTGGAGAAATTTTAGAAATTCATGCAACTGATAAAGGTGCAAAGAATGACTTGGCTGCATGGACTAACACAGTTGGTCATGAGCTTATAAAACAAGAAGAAATTGATGGAATTCTAAAATTTTGGATTAAAAAAGGCTAG
- a CDS encoding sulfite exporter TauE/SafE family protein, which produces MDIGLIVTIFFIGFVGSFISGMLGIGGAIINYPLLLYIPAILGVAHFSAHEVSGITAIQVFFATIGGVWAYRKGGYLNKTLIGFMGISVLIGSFVGGFGSTHMSEGGVNIIYGILALLAAIMMFVPKKGIDNIPLNQVKFNKWLATLLAFVIGIGAGIVGAGGSFLLVPIMLVVLKIPTKMTIASSLAITFLSSIGSAIGKVSTGQVEYLPALIIVIASIIASPIGAKIGKNTNTKVLQVILSILIFVTAAKIWLDIL; this is translated from the coding sequence ATGGATATTGGCCTTATTGTTACCATTTTCTTCATTGGCTTTGTAGGTTCATTTATTTCGGGGATGTTAGGTATAGGTGGGGCGATAATTAACTACCCTCTATTATTATATATTCCTGCAATTCTCGGAGTTGCACATTTTAGTGCTCATGAAGTGTCAGGCATCACGGCAATTCAAGTGTTCTTCGCAACGATAGGTGGTGTATGGGCTTACCGAAAGGGTGGGTATTTAAATAAGACGTTAATTGGCTTTATGGGCATTAGTGTCCTCATTGGAAGTTTTGTAGGGGGCTTTGGTTCGACACATATGTCTGAAGGTGGAGTGAATATCATTTATGGGATATTGGCACTGCTTGCAGCAATTATGATGTTTGTTCCTAAAAAAGGAATAGATAATATTCCACTAAATCAAGTGAAATTTAATAAATGGTTAGCTACACTGCTTGCATTCGTTATCGGAATTGGTGCAGGAATTGTAGGGGCAGGTGGCTCATTTTTATTAGTACCGATTATGCTAGTTGTTTTAAAGATCCCTACAAAAATGACGATTGCTTCCTCTTTAGCCATCACTTTTCTCTCATCGATCGGATCCGCTATTGGAAAAGTATCGACGGGACAAGTGGAGTATTTGCCAGCATTAATTATCGTTATTGCAAGTATTATCGCTTCACCAATAGGAGCTAAGATCGGAAAAAATACTAATACGAAGGTTCTTCAAGTTATTTTATCCATTTTAATTTTTGTAACTGCAGCCAAGATATGGCTAGATATATTATAA
- a CDS encoding AraC family transcriptional regulator, which produces MAWIESLQKAINYMEDHLLEDITIESIARHANASSFHFQRTFSVLTDVSVGEYLRRRRLTLAAEELSRTDCKIIDLAYKYGYDTPEAFTKAFRRQHGVTPSDARKGIGKLQSYNRLIIQVNLKGVEPMKYRIVEEAAFQVVGLKREYSYENEENLIGIPKFWEEVNANGTDGLLFKVNNGLIKGVLGICVDNIADQSKKMEYWIASASNGEVPEGLDSFEIPASKWAVFEVHGPMPGAMPKVWKQIFSEWFPSSGYEHAGTPELEVYSEDDPSSPDLYSEIWIPVK; this is translated from the coding sequence ATGGCATGGATCGAGTCTTTGCAAAAGGCAATTAATTATATGGAGGATCATTTGCTGGAGGATATAACAATTGAAAGTATTGCTAGACATGCAAATGCTTCAAGCTTTCATTTTCAGCGAACATTCTCCGTCCTAACGGATGTATCAGTCGGTGAATATCTTCGTAGAAGGCGTTTAACTTTAGCTGCTGAAGAACTATCCCGTACTGATTGTAAGATTATTGATCTTGCCTATAAATATGGTTATGACACTCCCGAGGCTTTTACTAAAGCTTTTCGAAGACAACACGGTGTCACTCCAAGTGATGCTCGAAAAGGGATAGGAAAGCTGCAATCCTATAACCGCCTGATTATTCAGGTCAATCTGAAAGGGGTAGAACCAATGAAATATCGTATAGTGGAAGAGGCTGCATTTCAAGTAGTTGGATTAAAGAGGGAATATTCTTATGAGAATGAAGAAAATTTAATCGGTATCCCAAAATTTTGGGAGGAAGTCAATGCGAATGGTACCGACGGTTTATTATTTAAGGTGAATAATGGACTAATTAAAGGGGTGCTGGGAATCTGTGTTGATAATATCGCTGATCAATCAAAGAAAATGGAGTATTGGATCGCATCTGCAAGTAATGGGGAAGTGCCGGAAGGGTTAGATAGCTTTGAAATTCCTGCTTCAAAATGGGCAGTGTTTGAGGTTCATGGTCCGATGCCTGGTGCAATGCCAAAGGTATGGAAACAAATATTCTCAGAATGGTTTCCTTCCAGTGGATATGAACATGCCGGTACACCTGAATTAGAGGTCTACTCAGAAGATGATCCATCAAGTCCAGATTTATATTCCGAAATATGGATTCCAGTGAAATAG
- a CDS encoding AIM24 family protein: MSKYSIDQFIQQTEQEDKGEGFFELETPRILEVNLDGQVWAKAGSMVSYTGKIKFEREGIFEHGLGKTFKKAFTGEGTSLMKANGNGKLYLADSGKKVIILHLQNDAIFVNGNDLLAFEPSIKWDIKLMKKVAGMMAGGLFNVRCEGTGLVAITTYYEPLTLKVTPGKPIITDPNATVAWSGNLKPEFQTDISFKTFLGRGSGESIQMKFEGEGFVVVQPYEEVHMKQNS; this comes from the coding sequence ATGAGCAAATATTCAATTGACCAATTTATTCAACAAACAGAACAGGAGGATAAAGGCGAAGGGTTTTTTGAATTAGAAACACCTCGTATTCTTGAAGTGAATCTAGATGGGCAAGTATGGGCAAAAGCAGGTTCAATGGTCTCTTACACTGGAAAAATAAAGTTTGAACGTGAGGGGATTTTTGAGCATGGTTTAGGAAAAACATTTAAAAAGGCATTTACGGGTGAAGGAACATCCCTAATGAAGGCAAATGGGAATGGGAAATTATATCTTGCTGATTCAGGTAAAAAAGTAATTATTCTCCACCTACAGAATGATGCCATTTTTGTTAATGGAAATGATTTACTCGCATTTGAACCAAGTATCAAATGGGACATTAAATTAATGAAAAAAGTGGCTGGCATGATGGCGGGGGGATTATTCAATGTCCGTTGTGAAGGAACTGGACTGGTTGCGATCACTACTTACTATGAACCACTTACTTTAAAGGTGACACCAGGAAAACCTATTATTACAGATCCAAATGCAACGGTCGCTTGGTCGGGAAATTTAAAGCCGGAGTTTCAAACAGATATTTCCTTCAAGACTTTCTTAGGTAGAGGCAGTGGTGAATCTATTCAGATGAAATTTGAAGGAGAGGGTTTTGTTGTTGTCCAACCATATGAAGAGGTACATATGAAACAGAATAGTTGA
- a CDS encoding lysozyme inhibitor LprI family protein encodes MKKGLLLIAASIIFAGCSNGIYDKAMKKAQEALESGEFEKAAASYALALDEKPEDKNIKELYENTEALIQVKQAIKQDEWDKAFEKANQIRDKKSLSGYLKTELDKYAKLAEENKKANANQKVIKQNNESQNLNQEKSDSKNKTISHSNAGQRNEFLAKLDSIENGMSDLDGLYKNESTVEMKQAEHERYERWDHALNDVYNQLKMTLPSDEMEKLKHKQRQWIIYRDETALQESSKYKGGTHEQVEYLSVAARVTKERCYELVKIYMQ; translated from the coding sequence GTGAAAAAGGGATTGCTCCTTATTGCAGCATCTATAATATTTGCAGGTTGTAGTAATGGCATATATGATAAAGCGATGAAAAAGGCACAAGAAGCATTAGAGAGTGGAGAATTTGAAAAAGCTGCTGCCTCCTATGCTCTTGCATTAGACGAAAAACCTGAAGATAAAAATATAAAGGAATTATATGAAAACACAGAAGCACTTATTCAGGTTAAACAAGCGATTAAACAGGATGAATGGGATAAAGCCTTTGAAAAGGCAAACCAAATTAGAGATAAAAAATCGTTATCTGGTTATTTAAAAACTGAATTAGATAAGTATGCAAAGCTAGCAGAAGAGAACAAAAAGGCGAATGCGAATCAAAAAGTCATTAAACAAAACAATGAATCTCAAAATCTAAATCAAGAAAAAAGTGATTCTAAAAACAAAACTATTAGTCATTCGAATGCAGGCCAAAGAAATGAATTTTTAGCAAAACTTGATTCGATTGAAAATGGAATGTCTGACTTAGATGGTTTATATAAAAATGAAAGTACGGTAGAGATGAAACAAGCAGAACATGAACGATATGAAAGATGGGATCATGCATTAAATGATGTTTATAATCAACTAAAAATGACGTTGCCATCTGATGAGATGGAGAAGTTAAAGCATAAGCAAAGACAATGGATAATATATAGAGATGAGACTGCGCTACAAGAATCTTCAAAATATAAAGGGGGTACCCATGAACAAGTGGAGTATCTTAGTGTAGCTGCTCGTGTAACGAAAGAAAGATGTTATGAACTTGTAAAAATCTATATGCAATAA
- a CDS encoding MarR family winged helix-turn-helix transcriptional regulator: MSSIKLIEILQAFDRVQQNSRKIFQKTAADNNLSMPQLVILMKIAPRRKMTQKELAKESYIPKSTLSQAIDGLVLADLIHRHPVEDNRREMQLILSEKGKEFFEKIWLREGSIHHGFELALQTFTEKQRDDFLHSLEKIALFLEKEMTEKGE; the protein is encoded by the coding sequence ATGAGTAGCATTAAATTAATTGAAATTCTTCAAGCATTTGATCGTGTTCAACAAAATTCCCGTAAAATTTTCCAGAAAACGGCTGCAGACAATAATCTTTCCATGCCGCAATTAGTGATTCTAATGAAGATAGCTCCAAGAAGGAAAATGACTCAAAAGGAATTGGCGAAGGAAAGCTATATTCCTAAAAGCACATTAAGTCAGGCTATTGATGGTTTGGTCTTAGCGGATTTAATTCATCGCCATCCGGTGGAGGATAATCGTAGGGAAATGCAACTGATACTTAGCGAGAAAGGAAAGGAATTTTTTGAAAAAATCTGGTTACGAGAAGGAAGCATTCATCATGGTTTTGAGTTAGCGCTTCAAACATTTACTGAAAAGCAACGTGATGATTTCCTTCATTCCCTCGAGAAGATTGCACTTTTTTTAGAAAAAGAAATGACTGAAAAAGGAGAATGA